From the Streptomyces sp. Sge12 genome, the window GGGTGTCGAACCGCTCGCACAGCTCGCCCGCCTTCGCATGGCGGAACCAGACCCGGTCGCCGATCAGCAGATCGTCGGCCGGGCTCCCCAGCAGCGGGGTCTGCACCTCGCCCGCACCCTCCTGGGGGTCGTAGCGCAGCCCCTGGGGCAGGTACGGAACCGGCAGCCGGTCCGGCCCGGCCGCACCCGACGCCGGATAGCCGCCGCCGAGCACCGTCACCACCCCCACCCCGGGCCTGCGCACCACCGGCTGCGCGAACAGGGCCGCCGGACGCCCGCTGAACGACGTGTAGTTGTCGAAGAGCCGGGGCACGTACAGGCCCGAACCCGCGGCGATCTCGGTCACCGCGTCCTCGGCGGCCGTCTGCTGCACGCTGCCGGTCCCGCCGCCGTTGACGAACTCCAGGTCCGGTACGACCGCCCGCACGGCCCGCACCACCTCGGCCCGCCGCGCCGCCAGCTCCCTGCGGGCCGCCCCCTGCATCAGCCGGATCGCCCGGGACCGCAGCGGCCGACCGGCCAGCGCGTCCCCGACCCCGGCGACATGGCCCTCGTACGCCATCAGCCCGACGACCCGGAACCCTGGCCGCGCGGCCACCGCCGCAGCCAGCCCGGCCAGCTGCCCGGGCTCGCGCAGCGGGGACCGGCGGGCGCCGATCCGCACCCGGCCGCCGAGCAGTTGCAGCGCCGTGTCCAGCTCCAGGCACACCCGGATCTCCTCGGCGCCGCCGTCCCGGGCCGCGTCGATCAACTCCAGCTGCGCGAGGTCGTCCACCATCACCGTGACGGCGCCGGCCAGCTTGGCGTCGCCCGCCAGCTCGCCGAAGCCGGCGCGGTCGGCGGACGGATAGGCGAGGAGCACGTCCTCGAACCCGGACCGGGCCAGCCAGAGCGACTCGGCCAGCGTGTACGACATGATCCCGGCGAACCCGGGCCGGGCGAGCACCCGTTCCAGCAGCGCACGGCACCGGACCGACTTGCTCGCGACCCGGACCGGCTTGCCGGCGGCGCGGCGGACGAGATCGTCGGCGTTGGCGTCGAAGGCGTCGAGATCCACGATGGCCAGCGGCGCGTCCAGGTGCGCGGTCGCCCGGTCGTACCGGGCGCGGTCGGTGGCGGCGGAGTTCATGGGCGGCAGCTTGCCAGAGGTCTCTACCGGTGGGTAGTGCCGCGCACCGACCGCGGCCGGCGGCAGGCGCGGGGCTCCGCCCCACACCCCGCGCCTCAATCGCCGGCGAGGCTGGATTGGGGCGGCGAGGCGGGGATTGGGGCGGCGAGGCTGGCATTGGCGCGGCGCGAGGGGACGGGGGTGGGGGGAGGTGCTGGCCGGGACGTAAAACGTGATTTGTTGGCGCGGTAGCCGGTCGCACAGGCCGACGCGGCCAGGGCGCCATAAATCATGCAGTCCCGGACGGCACCTCCCCCCACCCCCGGCACCGACCCCCGGCACCGGCACCGGCACCCACCCCGCTCCGCCGACGCCGTAGAGTACGGGCAGGCAGCCGTACGGAACGGGGGGCGGAGCCGCCGGATGACCACGACGACACCGCGGACCGCGATCCCGGGCGAGCCCGAACCGCCGCACCCCACCCACCCGCACGCGCCCACCCGCCGCCACCCCGCCCGGGTCGTCGCGACC encodes:
- a CDS encoding alanine racemase — protein: MNSAATDRARYDRATAHLDAPLAIVDLDAFDANADDLVRRAAGKPVRVASKSVRCRALLERVLARPGFAGIMSYTLAESLWLARSGFEDVLLAYPSADRAGFGELAGDAKLAGAVTVMVDDLAQLELIDAARDGGAEEIRVCLELDTALQLLGGRVRIGARRSPLREPGQLAGLAAAVAARPGFRVVGLMAYEGHVAGVGDALAGRPLRSRAIRLMQGAARRELAARRAEVVRAVRAVVPDLEFVNGGGTGSVQQTAAEDAVTEIAAGSGLYVPRLFDNYTSFSGRPAALFAQPVVRRPGVGVVTVLGGGYPASGAAGPDRLPVPYLPQGLRYDPQEGAGEVQTPLLGSPADDLLIGDRVWFRHAKAGELCERFDTLHLVEGDRVADSVPTYRGEGRTFL